The Cucurbita pepo subsp. pepo cultivar mu-cu-16 chromosome LG08, ASM280686v2, whole genome shotgun sequence genome contains a region encoding:
- the LOC111800000 gene encoding 18.1 kDa class I heat shock protein-like: MSIRFNNFFPTDRKERYYVEDRPSGGKSPEDWKGRYYVEDRRSFDKFPEEQKERYYIKDRNSYDQFHEKDALAGPFRTSMASNSSAMNAQIDFKETADAHVLRLELPGVKKHEVKLEIEDNGGLCISTEIRAEKEEISDIWRRVERSSGRFYRRVVLPESADVDKVKAEMNNGILIVTVPKHHFKKPIARIVQISGH, translated from the coding sequence ATGTCGATTCGTTTCAACAACTTCTTCCCTACTGATCGCAAGGAACGCTACTACGTTGAGGATCGCCCCTCAGGCGGCAAGTCCCCTGAGGATTGGAAAGGGCGCTACTACGTCGAGGATCGACGCTCGTTCGACAAATTCCCCGAGGAACAGAAAGAACGCTACTACATCAAGGATCGCAATTCTTACGATCAATTCCACGAGAAAGACGCCCTCGCTGGTCCCTTCCGTACTTCCATGGCTTCTAATTCCTCCGCCATGAACGCTCAGATTGATTTCAAGGAGACTGCCGATGCGCACGTGTTGAGGCTAGAGCTTCCCGGAGTGAAAAAGCACGAAGTCAAACTGGAGATTGAAGACAATGGAGGCCTCTGTATCAGCACTGAAATTAGGGCTGAGAAAGAAGAGATAAGCGACATTTGGCGCCGTGTGGAACGAAGCAGCGGAAGATTCTACCGGCGTGTTGTTCTACCGGAGAGCGCCGACGTGGATAAGGTGAAAGCGGAAATGAATAACGGAATACTAATAGTTACAGTGCCCAAACACCATTTCAAGAAGCCGATCGCCCGAATCGTCCAAATCTCTGGCCATTAA
- the LOC111799998 gene encoding uncharacterized protein LOC111799998 isoform X1, with translation MGSSLELGRSSSHRHSSRIGKEVAVLPHSKRCPCPTGQEQLKMKGSVRPRTDLYFVSTKGTNIAREKSSMYWQGKSVEGSSIGEDELVRHMSNLPGYLLRAERGENLQGKALNVGVLDWTRLENWKHKQTRCPTKGKDDALCSGSNLSLKQTSGLSTFPRVTHNERSDKSHSSLRSGLIPSLKEERSHCVTSVRNASRSLDFDSVSKSAIKGRQRIQRTCTSSSSGGNDSNMVHERERTKRSDRKMSSEMVDFSSPMGHSGVSPCPKSTHILGGKTNHRKEKPIGTNIQKKSDEMVLGIGERPSKSTFDTSPGLMNNSIEKPVETNIQRKEANEKMVLGRGEMPSKSSYDISLASKDHINAENYGTKKREGKQCTDTDLPYNHFNYQQDVNPLLKLKPKDLDERFLPFNSRTSFDENMTDVNSCTYSEIFSPEDILSSECGSDIPYSCPLPSLADVEPMRGRMQDSMVCDTSAELSCSSSQVPPYSNQKPSLSPSGGKKTEKGSPVIKPTHSDDLVDTLERSDDKTPDSGARKGRHPSPIRRLSFSLGRMGRSFSFKESSTVPQLSSTHTIPKSGPVISENAGCSDNSDRKKVNGHNRTRSSPLRRLIEPILKHKSSNSHHPIEGNVNSVSLWPTGLGSTHQKKHNESPMQALLQFTMKNGFPLFKLLVDNNRNILAATAKDLTPSGKNESGQNYTFYLVNEIKRKTGGWIRPGHRDRSYGYAYNVIGQMKVNSDCKSTEHNNGKYILRESVLFGVEMRPGDRESAIIVKNRELAAIVLKIPTENSKHDGRQSGNVLIESCMKSLSEDDAVIILPGAVHGSPSSGEPSPLINRWRSGGVCDCGGWDVGCKLRILSIPDKVITSKVCPITKCLELHVQGDEEDKPVFSMTPLKGGFFEVRFDSSISMLQAFFICVAVLNGQKPEDPSEASKFAPEEKMMKFPNSNGIDTVREKQLASIRYATNPPLSPVGRV, from the exons ATGGGATCCAGCTTGGAGCTCGGAAGGAGTTCAAGCCATCGACATAGCTCAAGGATTGGGAAGGAGGTGGCCGTGTTGCCCCATTCAAAACGGTGTCCATGTCCAACAGGACAAGAGCAGTTAAAGATGAAAGGTTCTGTTCGACCACGTACCGATTTATATTTTGTGTCAACGAAGGGAACCAACATTGCTCGGGAAAAATCTTCTATGTACTGGCAGGGTAAGAGCGTCGAAGGGAGTTCAATTGGAGAAGACGAGCTTGTTAGGCATATGTCGAACTTGCCAGGTTATCTCCTTCGTGCAGAGAGAGGTGAAAATCTCCAAGGGAAGGCTTTGAATGTTGGGGTTCTAGATTGGACGCGACTCGAGAATTGGAAACACAAACAGACGCGTTGTCCAACCAAAGGTAAAGATGATGCACTGTGCAGTGGGAGTAATTTATCATTAAAACAGACGAGTGGACTGTCAACTTTCCCTCGTGTAACTCACAATGAAAGATCAGATAAATCACACTCTTCACTTCGGTCTGGTTTGATCCCATCACTTAAGGAAGAGCGTTCTCATTGTGTCACCTCTGTCCGGAATGCCAGTCGTTCCCTAGATTTTGATAGTGTTTCAAAGAGTGCAATCAAGGGGCGGCAAAGAATACAAAGGACTTGTACATCATCCTCATCGGGGGGAAATGATTCAAACATGGTGCATGAAAGAGAAAGGACAAAGCGTTCTGATCGGAAGATGAGTTCAGAAATGGTGGATTTTTCCTCTCCCATGGGACATTCAGGAGTGTCGCCTTGTCCTAAAAGTACACATATTTTGGGTGGCAAAACAAATCATAGGAAAGAGAAGCCCATTGGAACAAATATCCAGAAAAAATCAGACGAGATGGTTTTAGGAATAGGAGAGAGACCATCAAAATCGACTTTTGACACATCACCTGGATTGATGAACAATAGTATTGAGAAGCCCGTTGAGACAAATATCCAGAGAAAAGAAgcaaatgagaaaatggtttTAGGAAGAGGAGAGATGCCATCAAAATCGAGTTATGACATATCACTTGCTTCGAAGGATCATATTAATGCTGAAAATTATGGAACAAAGAAGAGGGAGGGGAAGCAATGCACAGATACTGATCTCCCTTACAATCATTTCAATTACCAGCAAGATGTCAATCCCCTACTTAAACTGAAGCCTAAGGATTTAGACGAACGATTTCTGCCCTTCAATTCCAGAACATCATTTGATGAGAACATGACAGATGTGAATTCGTGTACTTATTCAGAGATATTTTCTCCAGAGGATATTCTCTCTTCTGAATGTGGTTCAGACATTCCATACTCATGTCCGTTGCCTTCTTTAGCTGATGTTGAACCCATGAGGGGCAGAATGCAAGATTCTATGGTCTGTGATACTAGTGCAGAactttcatgttcttcatccCAAGTTCCCCCTTACTCAAATCAGAAGCCAAGTTTAAGTCCTTCTGGAggtaaaaaaacagaaaagggGTCCCCAGTTATTAAGCCTACCCATTCCGACGACCTTGTTGATACTCTTGAGAGATCGGATGATAAAACCCCTGATTCAGGAGCTAGAAAAGGTAGGCATCCTTCACCAATTCGTCGTTTGAGCTTCAGCTTAGGACGGATGGGGAGAAGTTTCAGTTTTAAGGAGAGCTCGACCGTACCACAGTTAAGTTCCACGCACACTATTCCAAAATCTGGTCCAGTGATTTCTGAAAATGCTGGTTGCTCAGACAATTCAGATAGAAAGAAGGTAAATGGACATAACAGAACTAGGTCTAGCCCTTTAAGAAGATTGATAGAGCCAATACTGAAGCATAAATCCTCAAATTCTCACCATCCTATTGAAGGAAACGTCAACTCAGTAAGCCTTTGGCCAACTGGTCTTGGCAGCACTCACCAAAAGAAGCATAATGAGTCCCCAATGCAAGCCCTCTTACAATTTACGATGAAGAATGGTTTTCCcttgtttaaattattggtGGATAACAACAGGAATATTCTTGCAGCCACTGCTAAAGATTTAACCCCGTCTGGGAAGAATGAATCAGGGCAGAACTATACATTCTACCtagttaatgaaataaaaagaaagaccGGTGGTTGGATACGACCAGGGCATAGGGATAGAAGTTATGGCTATGCCTACAATGTCATTGGGCAGATGAAAGTGAATTCTGATTGTAAATCGACTGAACACAACAAtggtaaatatatattaagagaATCTGTACTGTTTGGTGTTGAGATGAGGCCGGGAGATCGTGAATCAGCAATCATAGTGAAAAACAGAGAACTTGCAGCCATTGTTCTAAAGATTCCTACCGAAAACTCGAAACATGATGGGCGACAAAGTGGTAACGTTTTGATAGAGAGCTGCATGAAGTCTTTGTCTGAGGATGATGCTGTAATAATACTTCCGGGTGCTGTTCATGGATCACCAAGCAGCGGAGAGCCTTCGCCATTGATCAATAGGTGGAGATCTGGCGGAGTTTGTGACTGTGGTGGTTGGGACGTTGGTTGCAAACTGCGTATACTGTCCATTCCGGACAAAGTAATTACATCCAAGGTGTGTCCGATCACCAAGTGCCTCGAACTTCATGTGCAG GGAGACGAAGAAGATAAACCCGTGTTCAGTATGACACCCTTGAAGGGTGGGTTCTTTGAAGTTCGTTTCGATTCATCGATCTCTATGTTACAGGCGTTCTTCATCTGTGTTGCAGTTTTAAATGGGCAGAAACCAGAAGATCCCTCAGAAGCAAGCAAGTTTGCACCCGAGGAAAAAATGATGAAGTTTCCCAATTCTAATGGAATTGACACAGTCCGTGAAAAACAGCTTGCTAGTATTAGATATGCCACAAACCCGCCTCTCTCTCCCGTTGGAAGGGTATAA
- the LOC111799998 gene encoding uncharacterized protein LOC111799998 isoform X2, translating to MSNLPGYLLRAERGENLQGKALNVGVLDWTRLENWKHKQTRCPTKGKDDALCSGSNLSLKQTSGLSTFPRVTHNERSDKSHSSLRSGLIPSLKEERSHCVTSVRNASRSLDFDSVSKSAIKGRQRIQRTCTSSSSGGNDSNMVHERERTKRSDRKMSSEMVDFSSPMGHSGVSPCPKSTHILGGKTNHRKEKPIGTNIQKKSDEMVLGIGERPSKSTFDTSPGLMNNSIEKPVETNIQRKEANEKMVLGRGEMPSKSSYDISLASKDHINAENYGTKKREGKQCTDTDLPYNHFNYQQDVNPLLKLKPKDLDERFLPFNSRTSFDENMTDVNSCTYSEIFSPEDILSSECGSDIPYSCPLPSLADVEPMRGRMQDSMVCDTSAELSCSSSQVPPYSNQKPSLSPSGGKKTEKGSPVIKPTHSDDLVDTLERSDDKTPDSGARKGRHPSPIRRLSFSLGRMGRSFSFKESSTVPQLSSTHTIPKSGPVISENAGCSDNSDRKKVNGHNRTRSSPLRRLIEPILKHKSSNSHHPIEGNVNSVSLWPTGLGSTHQKKHNESPMQALLQFTMKNGFPLFKLLVDNNRNILAATAKDLTPSGKNESGQNYTFYLVNEIKRKTGGWIRPGHRDRSYGYAYNVIGQMKVNSDCKSTEHNNGKYILRESVLFGVEMRPGDRESAIIVKNRELAAIVLKIPTENSKHDGRQSGNVLIESCMKSLSEDDAVIILPGAVHGSPSSGEPSPLINRWRSGGVCDCGGWDVGCKLRILSIPDKVITSKVCPITKCLELHVQGDEEDKPVFSMTPLKGGFFEVRFDSSISMLQAFFICVAVLNGQKPEDPSEASKFAPEEKMMKFPNSNGIDTVREKQLASIRYATNPPLSPVGRV from the exons ATGTCGAACTTGCCAGGTTATCTCCTTCGTGCAGAGAGAGGTGAAAATCTCCAAGGGAAGGCTTTGAATGTTGGGGTTCTAGATTGGACGCGACTCGAGAATTGGAAACACAAACAGACGCGTTGTCCAACCAAAGGTAAAGATGATGCACTGTGCAGTGGGAGTAATTTATCATTAAAACAGACGAGTGGACTGTCAACTTTCCCTCGTGTAACTCACAATGAAAGATCAGATAAATCACACTCTTCACTTCGGTCTGGTTTGATCCCATCACTTAAGGAAGAGCGTTCTCATTGTGTCACCTCTGTCCGGAATGCCAGTCGTTCCCTAGATTTTGATAGTGTTTCAAAGAGTGCAATCAAGGGGCGGCAAAGAATACAAAGGACTTGTACATCATCCTCATCGGGGGGAAATGATTCAAACATGGTGCATGAAAGAGAAAGGACAAAGCGTTCTGATCGGAAGATGAGTTCAGAAATGGTGGATTTTTCCTCTCCCATGGGACATTCAGGAGTGTCGCCTTGTCCTAAAAGTACACATATTTTGGGTGGCAAAACAAATCATAGGAAAGAGAAGCCCATTGGAACAAATATCCAGAAAAAATCAGACGAGATGGTTTTAGGAATAGGAGAGAGACCATCAAAATCGACTTTTGACACATCACCTGGATTGATGAACAATAGTATTGAGAAGCCCGTTGAGACAAATATCCAGAGAAAAGAAgcaaatgagaaaatggtttTAGGAAGAGGAGAGATGCCATCAAAATCGAGTTATGACATATCACTTGCTTCGAAGGATCATATTAATGCTGAAAATTATGGAACAAAGAAGAGGGAGGGGAAGCAATGCACAGATACTGATCTCCCTTACAATCATTTCAATTACCAGCAAGATGTCAATCCCCTACTTAAACTGAAGCCTAAGGATTTAGACGAACGATTTCTGCCCTTCAATTCCAGAACATCATTTGATGAGAACATGACAGATGTGAATTCGTGTACTTATTCAGAGATATTTTCTCCAGAGGATATTCTCTCTTCTGAATGTGGTTCAGACATTCCATACTCATGTCCGTTGCCTTCTTTAGCTGATGTTGAACCCATGAGGGGCAGAATGCAAGATTCTATGGTCTGTGATACTAGTGCAGAactttcatgttcttcatccCAAGTTCCCCCTTACTCAAATCAGAAGCCAAGTTTAAGTCCTTCTGGAggtaaaaaaacagaaaagggGTCCCCAGTTATTAAGCCTACCCATTCCGACGACCTTGTTGATACTCTTGAGAGATCGGATGATAAAACCCCTGATTCAGGAGCTAGAAAAGGTAGGCATCCTTCACCAATTCGTCGTTTGAGCTTCAGCTTAGGACGGATGGGGAGAAGTTTCAGTTTTAAGGAGAGCTCGACCGTACCACAGTTAAGTTCCACGCACACTATTCCAAAATCTGGTCCAGTGATTTCTGAAAATGCTGGTTGCTCAGACAATTCAGATAGAAAGAAGGTAAATGGACATAACAGAACTAGGTCTAGCCCTTTAAGAAGATTGATAGAGCCAATACTGAAGCATAAATCCTCAAATTCTCACCATCCTATTGAAGGAAACGTCAACTCAGTAAGCCTTTGGCCAACTGGTCTTGGCAGCACTCACCAAAAGAAGCATAATGAGTCCCCAATGCAAGCCCTCTTACAATTTACGATGAAGAATGGTTTTCCcttgtttaaattattggtGGATAACAACAGGAATATTCTTGCAGCCACTGCTAAAGATTTAACCCCGTCTGGGAAGAATGAATCAGGGCAGAACTATACATTCTACCtagttaatgaaataaaaagaaagaccGGTGGTTGGATACGACCAGGGCATAGGGATAGAAGTTATGGCTATGCCTACAATGTCATTGGGCAGATGAAAGTGAATTCTGATTGTAAATCGACTGAACACAACAAtggtaaatatatattaagagaATCTGTACTGTTTGGTGTTGAGATGAGGCCGGGAGATCGTGAATCAGCAATCATAGTGAAAAACAGAGAACTTGCAGCCATTGTTCTAAAGATTCCTACCGAAAACTCGAAACATGATGGGCGACAAAGTGGTAACGTTTTGATAGAGAGCTGCATGAAGTCTTTGTCTGAGGATGATGCTGTAATAATACTTCCGGGTGCTGTTCATGGATCACCAAGCAGCGGAGAGCCTTCGCCATTGATCAATAGGTGGAGATCTGGCGGAGTTTGTGACTGTGGTGGTTGGGACGTTGGTTGCAAACTGCGTATACTGTCCATTCCGGACAAAGTAATTACATCCAAGGTGTGTCCGATCACCAAGTGCCTCGAACTTCATGTGCAG GGAGACGAAGAAGATAAACCCGTGTTCAGTATGACACCCTTGAAGGGTGGGTTCTTTGAAGTTCGTTTCGATTCATCGATCTCTATGTTACAGGCGTTCTTCATCTGTGTTGCAGTTTTAAATGGGCAGAAACCAGAAGATCCCTCAGAAGCAAGCAAGTTTGCACCCGAGGAAAAAATGATGAAGTTTCCCAATTCTAATGGAATTGACACAGTCCGTGAAAAACAGCTTGCTAGTATTAGATATGCCACAAACCCGCCTCTCTCTCCCGTTGGAAGGGTATAA
- the LOC111799999 gene encoding uncharacterized protein LOC111799999, whose translation MLQVPSSMALHTSSLCCNGYVTFISNRKSVRCSQSCEVFHHVPSARPKQYDIGLVKASTGGCGFLFPSIPRCLGSTIGNFRPCKLSTRMLSFRPCQLKAENSSGESITLDAETLKQDLQNAIADEDYARAAEIRDTLKALQEDSKASVFAANAKFYESFRNGDLAAMQTLWARGDSVCCVHPGMRGISGYDNVITSWEYVWANYEFPLEIQLKDVEVHARGDVGYVTCVELVKTKGSSWGGQFVTNVFERINGQWFICIHHASPIDL comes from the exons ATGCTGCAAGTTCCTTCGAGCATGGCGCTCCATACATCTAGTTTGTGCTGCAAT GGTTATGTTACCTTTATTAGCAATCGGAAGAGCGTGCGTTGTTCACAGAGTTGTGAGGTGTTTCATCATGTTCCTTCAGCTCGCCCTAAGCAATATGATATTGGCTTGGTTAAAGCATCTACAGGAGGATGcggatttctttttccttctattcCTCGTTGTTTGGGTTCAACAATTGGAAATTTCA GGCCCTGTAAACTATCTACTAGGATGCTATCATTTCGACCTTGTCAACTGAAAGCCGAGAACTCAAGCGGTGAAAGCATTACACTCGATGCAGAAACCTTGAAGCAGGACCTGCAAAATGCCATTGCAGATGAAGACTACGCCAGAGCTGCAGAGATCAGAGATACCTTGAAAGCTCTTCAAGAGGACAGCAAAGCTTCAGTATTTGCAGCCAATGCTAAGTTCTACGAATCGTTTCGGAACGGGGATCTTGCAGCAATGCAAACTCTTTGGGCACGAGGAGACAGCGTCTGCTGCGTGCACCCAGGCATGAGGGGGATATCGGGATACGACAACGTTATAACCAGTTGGGAGTATGTATGGGCAAATTATGAGTTCCCACTGGAGATTCAGCTCAAGGATGTTGAAGTTCATGCTAGAGGGGATGTTGGATATGTTACATGTGTGGAATTGGTGAAGACGAAAGGTAGCAGTTGGGGGGGACAGTTTGTTACCAACGTGTTTGAGAGAATTAATGGTCAATGGTTCATCTGTATTCACCATGCCTCACCTATAGATTTGTAA